The genomic window TCTAAAGATAGTCATAAATCAAAATGGACAATACACACATATACAATACGGAGTCAATATAATTATCTGAGCCATTCGATCCTTTGATTCTTGATCGCAAAGTGTGAATGTAAATTGCTTCTAAGATAATTCAATCATTTTTAACATTATCTAAAATAATGCAAGGAAAAATAAGATGAACAAAAATCAACTGAGATACAATCTAGCTATTCTATTCATGCGAGTGCTATTTGTAGGAGGTTTTTATATATTCAATTCTTGTCAGGAGATTGCATAATAGTTTTTACTTTAATAATTTAAACATTGTAATattatttcaaaatataaaaaaaatattaataatcatATTGAGATTTACTGCCGAGTGCtaatcttatttttaaaaatttatttagtatTATatcatagtttgaattttagttcCATGCTAGTCCATTTTAATTAGATTGGGCTTTAGGCATGATATATTAGATATTATTATTTAGTTTGAAAAAGATGACAATGTTTCCATCCTTTAACGGTGTTTCTGTTTTTTAATGGAAGAGAcatgtttttattttattgacTTTGAGGTAGgagtttttttgtttttattttttttttgttttaggcATCTTTGCGAAAGAGAATAAAACCATCATGCTGGCTCttcttaattttcttttgaataatttatttttctttgtaaaattttttcttccattatttttgcttgaatttttttgtatttattcTAAACCTTGGGCCGATAATTTTGATCAATACCAGGAACTTGACGTTCTATATGGTACTAGAGCCGGTTTTAAAATTAGTGGTTCTATATCTATGGCTTTTTATGGTATTTGGTCCATAGATTTTAAGATTGATGACTTGTGTGTTTGtagtttgatttgattgaacagcTTCTAATAATTTGCTGTGCAGTAatacaaatatataaatttttattttgataattcaATAAACAAATCATCATGACTAATGCTACTATCATATCTTACATTGGGATCAATATGCTCAATTTCACCAACATCAATATGGTTTTTTTGGTATCATCATTTATCGATCCCGTAAGCTGAATGATATGCTGTTATCTAATTTGGAAATCTATAATCAAATCATATTTAATCGGATGAGATTTATGGATGGTCTAGAAGAATCATAGATAATGCCGATGGACACCGTGAATAATGCaattacaaaaaaaagaaagtaaaatCTGAAGTTTAAGAAGATGATATGGATGATTCATGCTATAATTgatagagaaaattatcttgaTATCTAAAATATAGAGAAGcctaagaaaatatgaaatatttttgCAGCTTTTCTCTGAAGATCCAGCAAGACATGATCTCCAACAGCAGTTGCCTGTAGAGTggatttataaataatatataagaatcCTCACACGAATACATGTCACGTATGTCACAGTACCCTAAAATCTGAAAGCTTATTTTATGGACATTGGGAGATGAACTAACCTCCACCTTCCCAACTTGATCTTCTCCCTCTACTTTCCAAACAACCACCAAATTAAGATAGAACTTCATAACACCGACCAGCCCAACCACCAGAGTGCTGCTTAGTATAGTGCACAAGAGAGTCGTGGAGTGGGCACTGCAGTGAGCCGGACCGCCCTCGGCGCGGTGAGCCCAAAGACATCCCCCATGTCGAGCTCGCTCGGCTTCATGTCATCCGGCAGGGCCCAATTGAAGCAGTGCAGGAGCTGCGCCACCGCCAGCTCCAGTGCGTACAGTCCCAGCTGCATCCCCGGGCATGACCGCCGCCCCGACCCGAACGGTATGAGCTCGAAGAAGTTCCCCTTGAAGTCGATGCCCGTGCTGTCGCCGCCCGAGGCGAACCTCGATGGCCGGAACTTGTCAGCATCCCTCCATGCCGATTTGTCGCGGCCGATGGCCCAGGCGTTGATCATGACTCTTGATTTCTTAGGGATAAAGTAGCCGTCGACCTTGCAGTCCACGGCGGTCTCATGAAGGAGGAGTGGGATCGGAGGGTGGAGGCGGAGAGTCTCTTTGGTGGCACACTTGAGGAACAGGAGCCTGTCGAGGTCGTTCTCGTGGACTTTGCGGTCCAGGCCAATTATGTCAGCCAGCTCTCGCTGCACCCGCTTTAGGTCGTCGGGGCTCCTCATTAGCTCTGCCATGGTCCATTCTATCGCCGAGGCCACAGTCTCCGTGCCACCGAACATCACATCCTGTCCGATTAAATGAATTCGTTTAGATGATGAAGCTAGGAGCTAAAGGACGCAACATCTTGTTTGCTTGTTAAGGAAAATGATAAGGAAAGAGATAGTGGTTTTGGTTTTGCCAAAATAAGTAAGCAGGAGTCTAGAGATGCtagcatatcttttttttttttccttttttatttggtAAAAGAGAAGCATATCTTTTGAGGATGGAAGCTTGTTGGGATAACAAAGGTGATTTATTAAGGTTGCGAGGAATGGAAGACGTATGTCATCTGGCGAAGATTCAAGTCCCAGGAAGGAGACAAAAGCTAATGTTAATTGGTTTAGAAGAAAATGTGACTTTCACATTCGCCAGGTGGCACTTGCTTTTAAATCAGAAAATGACGAACGCCTGACGCTTTGGAATTACTGATACATAGACGAGaaagaaaactaaagaaaagTAAAGGGGATTATTTTGCACTTTTCATGTTCCCGCTATATATGAAATTAAAGAAAGTTGGAATGGGGTTTAATTGAACTCCCGGATTAAAAGTTGTAGCCAAGTCAACGAACGGAACAGCTATCAGAGAGAAGATGAAAGAGAGAGGGGAATATGCATGTTTGCCAGAAAAATGGAGATAGGGAGAGGGGCATACATTTTCTTTACTTAAAAACACACAAGGATGGAAAATCTTGGCATGAGGCCAATCTGGATAGTTCCTCTTGCAATAAGGATAAGTTActatagtatattattattatgtaGCCTATCAAAGTGGTATATGCTCGCTTTTGTATGGAGCAAGAAATATTAATGATATCATTACCGTAGATCTATATGCCagctggaggaaaaaaaaaaaaaaaagagagcaagcaaAAACGATTGGCAACATATACCATGATTATAGCCTTGATGTTATCCCTGGTGAGCTTGAGGTTTCCCTGGAGCTCATCCTTCTCACCACCTTGCTTGCTAACACGAGAATGATCATCTAGGAACGCGAGCATGTCGTCGACCATGTCGGCGTCCTCCGCATCGGTCGCCTTCGGGTTCGCCATGTGCTCGTCGATGATCTTGTCGATGAAGCGGTCGAGGGCGGCCCGCGCAACGTTGAGCCTCTTGTTGATGCCTTGGGGGTCCATCCAGCTGAGCCACGGGATGAAGTCCCCGATGTTGAAGGCGCCGAAGAGCTTGGAGAACTCTTGTAGTATTGAGACGAACTCATCCTGGTTCTCGTGGTTCGGGGTTCCGAAAGCTGCTCGGAAGGTGATGTTCATGGTGAGGTTGAAGATGAGCTCGCCGAGGTTGACGGTGGTGCCTTTCCGGCCAGCGACGGCATGGATCATGACTTCGATCTCTTCGCGGACGGCGGCCCACGACATGGCGCACTTGCGGCTGAAGAGCTTCATGACACAGAGCTTGCGCATCTGGCGCCAGAAGGGACCGTAGTGGGCGAAGGCCATATCGGAGCGGTCGTAGGTGAGATAGGTGATGGCCATGGTGGCCGGTCGGTTGGAGAAGACGTTGTCCTGAACCTGGAGGACTTCTCGGGCCATCTCCGGCGTCGACACCGCGAAGGCATGGAGGTAGCCGAGGCGGAGGTGGCACAGGCCACCGTACTTGTCTGCGAGCTTGGCGAGGCCGCGGTGGGTCAGCTGGTCCATCATCAGCATGTTTCCGATGATCGGCAGTTGACGGGGCCCCGGCGGAAACAGGAGCTCCCGCCGGCGCCTCGTGGAGAGAACAAACAAGAGAGCTAGAGGTATCAAGAAGAATAATATGAAGCTCATGATAGTAGACTCTTGGAGCCAATCCATATCTTCGTTTTCTGCTACTACTGTTCAACTACTACAACAACACGcaaaaaaacaatcaaaaaaggagaaaaagggaaaagAGGAAAGGGGGAAGGGATAAGGAGAAGCTAGAAAAGGTGGAGAAtcactctctctcttcctctgatctctctctctctcatctcttTCGTTTCCCTAAAAGGTATTTCTCTTCCTGAGAATGAAAAGGAGGGGGGAAGGCAGTATATATAGCTTTTAACAAATTTGCCAAGGTGAAAGAATGGATATGTGAGAACAGCAGGGAGAATAgagaagatatatatatatatatatatatattggaagtggttaatttaaaaaatttgtggCCATTTTCCTTTCTCTTGATGGTGCTTCAGTCTATAGATATTTTTCCCTTATCAATGCTTTTACATGAATGGTACACTCTTGCTTTTCATttgttaattattaaattaagccAAGACCTGGTCTACATGACGGAAAGAATGCACTGTGGGTAATGGTCAGCGCTCGGCAAAACTGGGCATGTATGTGCGTGGCCCGCTTGTCTGACGGCTGGTCTGACGAATTCACACGTAGCGAAGGGGGAAGGGGGGTCGGTTGAAGCAGATTTCAGGCCTAGTGCTAAATCTCTCACCAAACCtcagcttctttttttttcttaccaaaaaataaTATGTTTACCTACTTTACCCCAGTTTCTGTATAATATTCTTCTTAGATTATTTAGAGCCACATCCTGCTGGAATCGGTGCAGTCATCGATGGCTGGCCAACCAGAACCACAAAGTTATGTTAAAAGAGGATCTTTTCTACGTTTGGTTTATGGGCCTCAAATTTTTCTCAGCCTATGCTTTACTTATCATGGtctaaaatttcatccaaaaaatccagttaaaaaatattatttagattttttggttTTGGAGATATACCTAGAATCTACCATCTAGTAGATACTAGAAATAGAAATAAATTAATACAAACTTGTATGGTACCTCATACACTACATTCGCTACACAAGCTCCACTCCAGAAAAAGGTCCTCTCTTGTCTCTCTAAGATTTGTAAACACGAGATATATCCAACAAGTACGTGCTGATAAATAACCATTTTAATTATCAAGGGATTAGATTACCTTTTCATGTTAATaatcttaataaaaataatatttggttCGTATCATAAAAAgctattttttatatatctttTTGAAGGTATGAATGCAAAAGAGTAATCAAGTCATTCTACATTTAAAATGGTTATTTATTAATATCAATAGCTAAAATTCCAACAAGTTGTGTTATCATTACAAAAATAGAATAAGTCAGAGAGGTACAGATATATGTAAGAtatgtatctctctctctctctctctctctctctctatatatatatctatatatatatatatatatatatatatatatatgcaaataaTGGTTTTTAAAGATAATGAGAGAGTTAAAATGCGAGAGTTTTCATTATTATAttagatcaataataattatcaaGATTTGTGAGATCGATTTGAGATTTACTCAACACCATTACAATTATCTAAACTATTTTTCCATTAATTGTTCTTCCATAAAAGCCTTCTCCCCTTATCGCAAAGCTTTAGCTCGAACAGTACCACTACCTCTCTTCCTTGCCAATACCACCTCTCTCCCTGTTGGCAAGGGATCAAGGTTGATCCAAGAGACCGGCCCTCTTTTGGGATTGTTCCTTGGCAAGACTTAATCTCAAAACAACAAGACGGTTTTCTCCCTAGTTATACAATGATAATTGGCATTTGCGAGaaattagatttattgaaatttaaatcataaaaaaaataactgCCTTTAATATAAGAATCCTTCCATAAAAGTCTTCATAAACAATTTAGATCACCATATATGACAGATGGTGAGATGAAGACATGGATAAAAATCTTTTggactcttttttcttttttttatgtaaAGGGAGGATTAATCACCCAATTTATTTATTAGTTTATGAACAAGTTTTTACAAAGAAGAAGTGTGTTATATTGCCTGCAGCCGAGATGGCTTAGACATATATAAAACAACCAAAGGCTAACTCCCAAAACTACAGTGCTCGCTAAGATCCGTAGTTTGTAAACCTTATACTTCAGCCTTCTACAAATTAAAGTG from Elaeis guineensis isolate ETL-2024a chromosome 4, EG11, whole genome shotgun sequence includes these protein-coding regions:
- the LOC105043511 gene encoding cytochrome P450 84A1, with translation MDWLQESTIMSFILFFLIPLALLFVLSTRRRRELLFPPGPRQLPIIGNMLMMDQLTHRGLAKLADKYGGLCHLRLGYLHAFAVSTPEMAREVLQVQDNVFSNRPATMAITYLTYDRSDMAFAHYGPFWRQMRKLCVMKLFSRKCAMSWAAVREEIEVMIHAVAGRKGTTVNLGELIFNLTMNITFRAAFGTPNHENQDEFVSILQEFSKLFGAFNIGDFIPWLSWMDPQGINKRLNVARAALDRFIDKIIDEHMANPKATDAEDADMVDDMLAFLDDHSRVSKQGGEKDELQGNLKLTRDNIKAIIMDVMFGGTETVASAIEWTMAELMRSPDDLKRVQRELADIIGLDRKVHENDLDRLLFLKCATKETLRLHPPIPLLLHETAVDCKVDGYFIPKKSRVMINAWAIGRDKSAWRDADKFRPSRFASGGDSTGIDFKGNFFELIPFGSGRRSCPGMQLGLYALELAVAQLLHCFNWALPDDMKPSELDMGDVFGLTAPRAVRLTAVPTPRLSCALY